From the genome of Segatella hominis, one region includes:
- a CDS encoding shikimate kinase, whose amino-acid sequence MKSIIIIGYMGAGKTTVGKALAKELGVMFYDLDWYIESRMRKTVKQIFDEMGEEGFRQIEHNMLHEVAEFENVIVSCGGGTPCFFDNIDYMNQCGETVYLKASAETLYEHLKMGKGVRPLLLNKTPEEVQVFIKEQLKQREPFYSKAKHIFDISVMDDFDKINDTVQQLRKQLGI is encoded by the coding sequence ATGAAATCAATCATCATCATAGGATATATGGGCGCCGGCAAAACAACTGTCGGCAAAGCCCTTGCCAAGGAACTCGGCGTCATGTTTTATGACCTGGATTGGTATATAGAAAGCAGGATGCGCAAGACCGTGAAGCAAATCTTCGACGAAATGGGAGAAGAGGGATTCCGACAGATAGAGCACAACATGCTGCACGAAGTAGCTGAGTTTGAAAATGTTATCGTCAGTTGCGGAGGAGGCACACCTTGCTTCTTCGACAACATAGACTATATGAACCAATGCGGAGAAACCGTCTATCTGAAGGCATCCGCAGAAACACTTTACGAACATCTGAAGATGGGCAAGGGAGTACGCCCTCTGCTGCTCAACAAGACACCAGAGGAGGTTCAGGTATTCATCAAAGAACAGCTCAAGCAGCGCGAGCCTTTCTACAGCAAAGCAAAGCATATATTCGACATCAGCGTGATGGATGATTTCGATAAAATCAATGATACCGTCCAGCAGCTACGCAAGCAGTTGGGCATTTAA
- the topA gene encoding type I DNA topoisomerase produces MQENLVIVESPAKAKKIEEFLGKDYKVMSSYGHIRDLKKKELSINEQTMEPDYEIPDEKKKLVTELKATAKKAKKIWLASDEDREGEAISWHLCEVLGLDEEKTSRIVFHEITKPAILDAIQHPRHLDMNLVNAQQARRVLDRLVGFKLSPVLWRKVKPALSAGRVQSVAVRLIVEREREIQKFKSESYYRVSAIFALINENGNATEVKAELDKRFKTHEEVEAFLKKCKDAKFTVEAVNKKPLKRTPAPPFTTSTLQQEAARKLGFTVSQTMMIAQKLYESGRITYMRTDSVNLSTLCTNASKDEIIKVYGSEYSQPRAYHTHSKGAQEAHEAIRPTYMNEISIDGTSQEKRLYELIWKRTIASQMADAQIEKTTINIHIDNAEEKFVANGEVITFDGFIKVYRESTDDEDGTEDATHILPAMKEGDELQRREITATEKFSAAPLRYTEASLVKKLEDLGIGRPSTYAPTISTIQQREYVQKGDKKGVERSYTIDSLKGIKVTQKVKKEIAGNEKGKLLPTDIGIVVNDFLMENFPGIMDYNFTANVEQKFDDIAEGKTEWNKWMKTFDKDFEPEVSKVMNARSEHKAGERELGTDPKTGKPVFVKIGRFGPVAQIGSAEDKDKPLFAQLPSNLSIETITLEEALELFKLPRELGEFEGTKVSVGTGRFGPYVQHNRKYVSIPKGEDPMTITLDRAIELIQEKRETEQKRHLKSFDEDEKLELLNGKYGPYIAYDGKNYRLPKNKMENVEALTYEECMTIIKEAPEPKTARRRK; encoded by the coding sequence ATGCAAGAAAATTTAGTAATCGTCGAGAGCCCTGCAAAGGCAAAGAAAATCGAAGAGTTTTTAGGTAAAGACTATAAGGTGATGTCTTCTTACGGCCACATTCGTGACCTGAAAAAGAAGGAACTTAGTATAAACGAGCAAACCATGGAACCAGACTACGAGATTCCTGATGAAAAGAAAAAGCTCGTTACAGAATTGAAAGCAACTGCGAAGAAAGCCAAGAAGATCTGGTTGGCTTCCGATGAGGACCGCGAGGGAGAAGCCATCAGCTGGCACCTTTGCGAAGTTCTCGGATTGGATGAAGAGAAGACAAGCCGTATCGTCTTCCACGAAATTACAAAACCGGCTATCTTGGATGCTATTCAGCACCCACGCCACTTGGACATGAACTTAGTGAATGCCCAACAGGCTCGCCGTGTCCTCGACCGACTGGTGGGTTTCAAGCTTTCTCCAGTACTTTGGCGCAAAGTGAAACCTGCTCTCTCTGCTGGTCGCGTACAGAGCGTAGCCGTCAGACTCATCGTAGAACGTGAGCGCGAAATCCAGAAGTTCAAGAGCGAATCTTACTACCGTGTTTCTGCCATCTTCGCATTGATCAACGAAAACGGAAATGCTACGGAAGTGAAGGCTGAACTGGACAAGCGTTTCAAAACACATGAGGAAGTAGAGGCTTTTCTGAAAAAATGCAAGGATGCCAAGTTTACAGTAGAAGCTGTCAACAAGAAACCTCTGAAGCGCACACCAGCCCCTCCTTTCACAACCTCTACCCTACAGCAGGAGGCTGCCAGAAAGTTGGGATTCACCGTGAGCCAGACCATGATGATTGCCCAGAAATTGTACGAAAGCGGACGCATCACCTACATGCGTACCGATAGCGTCAACCTCTCCACCCTCTGCACCAATGCCAGCAAGGATGAAATCATCAAGGTATATGGAAGCGAATACAGCCAGCCACGCGCCTACCACACCCATTCCAAGGGAGCACAGGAAGCGCACGAGGCTATCCGCCCTACCTATATGAATGAGATATCTATCGACGGAACCAGTCAGGAGAAGCGACTCTATGAACTGATTTGGAAACGCACCATCGCCTCTCAGATGGCTGATGCGCAGATAGAGAAAACAACGATCAACATTCATATCGACAATGCTGAGGAGAAATTCGTTGCCAATGGTGAAGTCATCACCTTCGACGGATTCATCAAGGTTTACCGGGAGTCAACTGATGATGAAGATGGTACAGAAGATGCAACACACATCCTCCCTGCCATGAAGGAAGGAGACGAACTGCAGCGCCGCGAAATCACCGCTACAGAGAAATTCTCGGCAGCACCTCTGAGATATACCGAGGCCAGTCTGGTAAAGAAACTCGAAGACTTAGGAATCGGCCGTCCTTCTACCTATGCGCCAACCATCAGCACCATCCAGCAACGTGAATACGTGCAGAAGGGCGACAAGAAGGGCGTTGAGCGTTCCTATACCATCGATTCGCTGAAGGGAATCAAGGTGACACAGAAAGTGAAGAAGGAAATAGCAGGCAACGAAAAGGGAAAACTGCTGCCTACAGATATCGGAATCGTTGTCAACGACTTCCTGATGGAAAACTTCCCTGGCATCATGGACTACAACTTCACAGCCAATGTGGAACAGAAGTTTGATGACATTGCCGAAGGAAAGACCGAATGGAACAAGTGGATGAAGACATTCGACAAGGATTTCGAGCCGGAAGTAAGCAAGGTGATGAATGCCCGCAGCGAGCACAAGGCTGGCGAAAGAGAATTGGGAACAGATCCTAAGACAGGCAAACCGGTATTCGTCAAGATAGGCCGATTTGGTCCTGTGGCACAGATCGGTTCTGCCGAAGACAAGGACAAGCCACTCTTTGCCCAGCTCCCTTCCAACCTGAGTATCGAAACCATTACGCTGGAAGAGGCACTGGAACTTTTCAAGCTTCCTCGCGAACTCGGAGAGTTTGAGGGCACCAAGGTGAGCGTAGGTACAGGTCGTTTCGGTCCATACGTGCAGCACAACCGCAAATATGTTTCCATTCCTAAGGGAGAAGATCCGATGACCATCACTCTCGACAGAGCCATCGAACTCATTCAGGAGAAGAGAGAGACTGAGCAGAAACGTCACCTCAAGAGCTTCGACGAAGATGAGAAGCTGGAACTTCTGAACGGAAAATATGGTCCTTACATCGCCTACGATGGTAAGAACTACCGACTCCCAAAGAACAAGATGGAGAATGTAGAAGCACTCACCTATGAAGAGTGCATGACCATCATCAAGGAAGCACCGGAGCCAAAAACGGCACGTCGCAGGAAATAA
- the speA gene encoding biosynthetic arginine decarboxylase codes for MKKWTIEDSKELYNISGWGTSYFGINEKGDVYVTPCKDNTQIDLRDIMDELALRDINAPVLLRFPDILDNRIEKTASCFQKAKEEYGYKGENFVIYPIKVNQMQPVVEEIISHGKKFNLGLEAGSKPELHAVIAVQAQSDSLIICNGYKDESYIELALLAQKMGKRIFIVVEKLNELDIIAKVANKLNVKPNIGIRIKLASSGSGKWAESGGDASKFGLTSAELLTALNKIEEMGFHDCLRLIHFHIGSQITKIRRIQTALREAAQFYINLHKMGYNVDFVDCGGGLGVDYDGTRSSSSESSVNYSIQEYVNDCVYTFVDAANKNNIEHPNLITESGRSLSAHHSVLVIDVLETASLPEMPEEFEAKETDHQLVKDLYEIWDNLNPRNMLEDWHDAEQIREEALQLFSHGIVDLKTRAEIEAMYWSVCHEINSLSKHMKHVPEELRGLDKILADKYFCNFSLFQSLPDSWAIDQLFPIMPIQRLDERPTRNATLQDITCDSDGKIANFVTDGHIGNVLPLHPLKKNEPYYLGVFLVGAYQEILGDMHNLFGDTNAAHISVKDGKYCIDQIFDGETVEEVLDYVQYNPKKLVRQLEQWVTKSVKEGKISLDEGKEFLGTYRNGLFGYTYLQ; via the coding sequence ATGAAGAAATGGACTATTGAAGACTCGAAGGAGCTCTACAACATCAGCGGTTGGGGCACTTCTTACTTTGGCATCAACGAAAAGGGTGATGTCTATGTAACTCCATGCAAGGACAATACGCAGATAGACCTGCGCGACATCATGGACGAGTTGGCTTTACGGGACATCAACGCTCCTGTATTGCTCCGTTTCCCAGACATCCTCGACAACCGCATTGAGAAGACAGCCAGCTGTTTTCAGAAAGCCAAGGAAGAGTATGGATACAAGGGAGAAAACTTTGTCATCTATCCTATCAAGGTAAACCAGATGCAGCCTGTCGTGGAGGAAATCATCTCTCACGGTAAGAAGTTCAACCTCGGACTGGAGGCGGGTTCCAAACCAGAACTTCATGCCGTCATTGCCGTGCAGGCTCAGAGCGACTCGCTCATCATCTGCAACGGTTACAAGGACGAGAGTTATATCGAACTTGCCTTGCTGGCACAGAAGATGGGCAAGCGCATCTTCATCGTGGTGGAGAAACTCAACGAGCTGGACATCATCGCCAAGGTGGCTAACAAACTCAATGTAAAACCCAACATCGGCATCCGCATCAAGCTCGCTTCTTCAGGCTCTGGCAAATGGGCAGAGAGTGGTGGCGATGCATCGAAGTTCGGTTTGACAAGTGCCGAACTCCTTACCGCCCTCAACAAGATAGAGGAGATGGGCTTCCACGACTGCCTGCGCCTCATCCACTTCCACATCGGAAGCCAGATTACCAAGATCCGCCGTATCCAGACTGCCCTCCGCGAAGCAGCACAGTTCTATATCAACCTCCACAAGATGGGCTACAATGTAGATTTCGTAGATTGTGGTGGTGGTCTTGGCGTGGATTACGACGGCACCCGCTCTTCCAGCAGCGAAAGTTCCGTGAACTACTCCATCCAGGAATATGTGAACGACTGTGTCTATACCTTCGTGGATGCAGCCAACAAGAATAATATCGAGCATCCTAACCTCATCACCGAGAGTGGCCGTTCGCTTTCAGCCCACCACTCCGTATTGGTCATCGACGTATTGGAGACCGCTTCCCTGCCGGAAATGCCAGAGGAGTTTGAGGCAAAGGAAACCGACCACCAGTTGGTCAAGGACCTGTATGAGATATGGGACAATCTGAATCCGCGCAACATGCTGGAAGACTGGCATGATGCAGAGCAGATACGTGAAGAGGCATTGCAGCTCTTCTCTCACGGCATCGTAGATCTGAAGACCCGTGCAGAGATTGAGGCGATGTACTGGAGCGTGTGCCACGAAATCAACAGTCTTTCCAAGCACATGAAGCATGTACCGGAGGAACTCAGAGGATTGGACAAGATTCTTGCAGACAAGTATTTCTGCAACTTCTCCCTGTTCCAGAGCCTGCCAGACAGTTGGGCCATCGACCAGCTCTTCCCTATCATGCCTATCCAGCGCCTGGACGAGCGTCCTACCCGTAATGCCACCTTGCAGGACATCACCTGCGACAGCGACGGCAAGATAGCGAATTTCGTGACCGATGGTCATATCGGCAACGTACTCCCACTTCATCCATTGAAGAAGAACGAGCCATACTATCTCGGTGTGTTCCTCGTAGGAGCTTATCAGGAAATTCTGGGAGATATGCACAATCTCTTCGGCGACACCAATGCTGCCCATATCTCTGTAAAGGACGGCAAGTACTGCATCGACCAGATATTCGACGGCGAGACCGTGGAAGAGGTTTTGGACTACGTTCAGTACAATCCTAAGAAACTCGTCCGCCAGTTGGAGCAGTGGGTGACCAAGAGTGTGAAGGAAGGCAAGATTTCGCTCGATGAAGGCAAGGAATTCTTGGGCACCTATCGCAATGGTCTCTTCGGATACACTTATCTTCAGTAA
- the argB gene encoding acetylglutamate kinase gives MEKVTVVKVGGAIVEDSEQLAQLLKDFAAIPGKKVLVHGGGRRATKVAAALGIESKMVNGRRITDADMLEVVTMVYGGLVNKNLVAKLQANGVNALGLTGADMDVIHSHKRPLKDGIDFGFVGDVERANGKMLQTLLEENITPVMAPLTHDGKGNILNTNADTIASETAKALAPYYDVTLIYSFEKKGVLSNPDDDDSVIPVITHADFERYKADGTVAGGMIPKLENALAAIDAGVKEVIITLATAIDGKHGTVIK, from the coding sequence ATGGAAAAAGTAACAGTAGTAAAGGTAGGCGGTGCCATTGTAGAAGACAGCGAGCAGTTGGCACAGCTCCTGAAGGATTTCGCAGCCATTCCTGGCAAGAAGGTATTGGTGCATGGCGGTGGTCGCCGTGCCACCAAGGTAGCTGCAGCCCTTGGCATCGAGAGCAAGATGGTGAACGGTCGCCGTATCACCGATGCAGACATGCTGGAAGTGGTGACCATGGTTTATGGTGGACTGGTCAACAAAAACCTGGTGGCAAAACTCCAGGCAAACGGTGTGAATGCATTAGGTCTGACAGGAGCCGATATGGATGTCATCCACAGTCATAAGCGCCCATTGAAGGACGGTATCGACTTCGGCTTTGTAGGCGATGTGGAACGTGCCAACGGCAAGATGCTTCAGACATTGCTGGAAGAAAACATCACCCCAGTAATGGCTCCGCTGACCCATGACGGCAAGGGCAATATCCTCAATACCAATGCCGACACCATCGCCAGCGAGACCGCCAAGGCACTGGCACCTTACTACGATGTGACATTGATATACAGTTTTGAAAAGAAAGGCGTACTCAGCAATCCAGACGATGACGATAGCGTGATTCCAGTGATTACCCACGCCGATTTTGAGAGATACAAAGCAGACGGAACCGTAGCAGGTGGCATGATTCCAAAATTGGAGAATGCACTCGCAGCCATCGATGCAGGAGTAAAGGAAGTGATTATCACCCTCGCTACTGCCATTGACGGAAAGCACGGAACGGTGATTAAGTAA
- a CDS encoding NUDIX domain-containing protein, producing the protein MSHVLDKFKFCPVCGSPHFEINNIKSKKCKDCGFSYYLNASSATVALIVNEKDELLVVRRKNDPGKDMLDMPGGFVDMDETGEEAMAREVKEETGLEATEVSYQFSYPNTYLYSGFLVHTLDMFFKVKVKDLSHVEAMDDAAAYYWIPFSEIDIDKFAFDSIKKGLTRFLMDLR; encoded by the coding sequence ATGAGTCACGTTTTAGATAAATTCAAGTTTTGCCCCGTTTGCGGTTCTCCGCATTTCGAGATCAACAACATCAAAAGCAAGAAATGCAAAGATTGCGGTTTCAGTTATTACCTCAATGCCAGCAGCGCCACAGTTGCCCTCATCGTCAATGAGAAGGATGAACTCTTAGTGGTCCGCCGTAAGAATGACCCTGGCAAAGACATGCTCGACATGCCAGGCGGTTTTGTCGATATGGACGAGACGGGTGAGGAGGCCATGGCACGAGAAGTAAAAGAAGAGACGGGTCTGGAAGCTACGGAAGTCAGCTATCAGTTCAGCTATCCCAACACCTATCTTTATTCCGGCTTCTTAGTTCATACGCTCGATATGTTTTTCAAGGTGAAGGTCAAGGACTTATCTCATGTAGAAGCTATGGATGATGCAGCCGCCTACTACTGGATTCCATTCTCGGAAATAGATATAGACAAGTTTGCTTTCGATTCCATCAAAAAGGGACTTACCAGATTTCTAATGGATCTTCGTTAA
- a CDS encoding TlpA disulfide reductase family protein — protein sequence MKITRFFSVAVIMVAALAFTSCHNKKFHINGNITEAKDSMLYLENIGLNGPEKIDSVKLGEDGSFAFEENAMDSVSPEFYRLRIANQTINLSIDSTETILVKAAYPTMAYKYEVEGSENCSTIKELSLKQMNLQATINSITKNPNMGVDSMNVAIAQVINSYKQDIKTRYIFKAPMKASSYYALFQTIQVGGTNTLLFNPRNNKDDIKVFAAVATSWDTYYPNAERGKNLHNIAIQGMKDVRIMESQMAERQIDASKVSVNGCINLSLTDNKGVVRNLTDLKGKVVLLDFHLFANRESTKRIMMLRDLYNKYHAAGLEIYQVSVDPDEHFWKTSTAGIPWICVRDEDGIQGQSLASYNVQSIPTFFLIDRNNTLQARDAQIKDIDAAIKSLL from the coding sequence CAGATTTTTTTCAGTGGCAGTGATCATGGTTGCTGCGCTGGCTTTCACTTCTTGTCATAACAAGAAATTTCATATCAACGGCAACATTACTGAAGCCAAGGACTCCATGCTCTACCTGGAGAATATCGGTCTGAACGGTCCTGAGAAAATAGACTCGGTGAAGTTGGGCGAAGACGGTTCCTTCGCTTTCGAAGAAAACGCCATGGACTCTGTTTCTCCTGAGTTCTATCGCCTGCGTATTGCCAACCAGACCATCAACCTCTCTATTGACTCTACGGAAACCATCCTCGTAAAGGCTGCATACCCTACGATGGCTTACAAATACGAGGTGGAAGGTTCGGAGAACTGTTCTACCATCAAGGAACTGTCGCTCAAGCAGATGAACCTGCAGGCTACCATCAACAGTATCACCAAAAATCCAAACATGGGAGTTGACTCCATGAACGTGGCAATAGCTCAGGTGATCAACAGCTACAAGCAGGACATCAAGACCCGGTATATCTTCAAGGCTCCAATGAAGGCTTCTTCCTACTATGCTCTTTTCCAGACCATTCAGGTAGGTGGCACCAACACCCTGCTGTTCAATCCACGCAACAACAAGGATGACATCAAGGTGTTTGCTGCCGTGGCTACCAGTTGGGATACTTACTATCCTAACGCTGAGCGTGGCAAGAACCTCCACAACATCGCCATCCAGGGCATGAAGGACGTTCGCATCATGGAAAGCCAGATGGCAGAGCGACAGATTGATGCCAGCAAGGTGAGCGTAAATGGATGCATCAACCTCTCGCTGACAGACAACAAGGGTGTGGTACGCAATCTTACCGACCTCAAGGGCAAGGTAGTGCTGCTCGACTTCCATCTCTTTGCCAATAGAGAGAGTACCAAACGTATTATGATGCTCCGCGACCTTTACAACAAGTATCATGCTGCAGGTCTGGAGATTTATCAGGTATCCGTAGATCCAGACGAGCATTTCTGGAAGACTTCTACTGCCGGAATCCCCTGGATTTGTGTGCGCGACGAAGATGGCATTCAGGGACAAAGCCTGGCAAGCTATAATGTGCAGAGCATCCCTACCTTCTTCCTGATAGACCGCAACAATACCTTGCAGGCTCGCGATGCACAGATCAAGGACATCGATGCAGCTATCAAGAGTCTTCTGTAA
- a CDS encoding sialate O-acetylesterase, which produces MNKKFFSLAACALITLGAQAKVKLPHILGDNMVIQQNSEANLWGWDKPGTEVKVTTSWSSQKYSVKTGKDGKWAVKVLTPKASYTPLSITFDDGDQTTLNNILAGEVWVCAGQSNMEMPVKGFGNCPVKGYNKAVVRANQYKGVHYVKIPSVMSSKPLDDANCEWKVISPETVGDASATGYFFAQVVNKALNVPVGLVMANKGGSRVESWLDRDYLKKNTKEDLDSIKMTKNPKFKWDFLYPLLWGNGTFHPILNYSVKGILFYQGCSNVGDPAGQYTQRLADLVAQWRRDFKQGELPFYFVQIAPYHNGDVNGDAGPRLREQQFNAAKVIPNSGIVCTEDLVYPYEVEQIHPCQKQPVGERLALQALSKTYGMKGLFCESMTFKEMKIVGDTVKVHFDNTYGAYNRFEGIKGFEVAGEDKVFHPATAKHFWQEGGNDGWNECIIVTSPEVKKPVALRYCFRNFQLGNMANAGGLPLFPFRTDNW; this is translated from the coding sequence ATGAACAAGAAATTCTTTTCTTTAGCAGCCTGTGCTCTCATCACTTTGGGAGCACAGGCTAAAGTTAAATTGCCACACATTCTCGGTGACAACATGGTTATCCAGCAGAACTCAGAAGCCAATCTCTGGGGATGGGACAAGCCTGGTACGGAAGTGAAGGTCACCACATCCTGGTCTTCCCAGAAATATTCTGTGAAAACCGGGAAAGACGGCAAATGGGCTGTGAAGGTGTTGACACCAAAAGCCAGTTATACGCCGCTTTCCATCACCTTCGATGACGGAGACCAGACAACCCTCAACAATATCTTAGCGGGTGAAGTATGGGTTTGTGCAGGACAGAGCAACATGGAAATGCCAGTCAAGGGATTCGGCAACTGCCCTGTAAAAGGCTACAACAAGGCGGTGGTGAGAGCCAACCAGTATAAAGGCGTTCACTACGTGAAGATTCCGAGCGTGATGAGCAGCAAGCCACTGGACGATGCCAACTGCGAATGGAAGGTAATCAGCCCGGAAACCGTGGGCGATGCTTCAGCCACCGGCTATTTCTTTGCGCAGGTGGTAAACAAGGCGCTGAATGTGCCTGTGGGACTGGTGATGGCAAACAAGGGCGGAAGCCGAGTAGAGAGCTGGTTAGACCGTGACTATCTGAAGAAGAACACGAAGGAAGACCTCGACTCCATCAAGATGACGAAGAATCCTAAGTTCAAATGGGACTTCCTTTACCCTCTTCTCTGGGGCAACGGAACCTTCCATCCTATCCTCAACTACAGCGTAAAGGGTATTCTCTTCTACCAGGGCTGCTCCAATGTGGGCGACCCGGCAGGTCAATACACCCAGCGCCTTGCCGACCTCGTAGCCCAGTGGCGCAGAGACTTCAAGCAGGGCGAACTGCCATTCTATTTCGTGCAGATTGCACCTTATCATAATGGTGATGTGAATGGCGATGCAGGTCCAAGACTCCGCGAGCAGCAGTTTAACGCTGCCAAGGTGATTCCTAACAGCGGCATCGTGTGCACCGAAGACCTGGTTTATCCATACGAGGTAGAGCAGATTCATCCATGCCAGAAGCAGCCTGTGGGCGAGCGCCTTGCCCTGCAGGCCCTGAGCAAGACCTATGGCATGAAGGGACTCTTCTGCGAGAGCATGACCTTCAAGGAGATGAAGATTGTTGGCGACACCGTGAAGGTTCACTTCGACAACACCTACGGAGCCTACAACCGCTTTGAAGGCATCAAGGGCTTCGAGGTAGCCGGCGAGGACAAGGTGTTCCATCCTGCCACAGCCAAGCATTTCTGGCAGGAAGGCGGCAACGACGGTTGGAACGAGTGCATCATCGTAACCAGTCCTGAGGTAAAGAAGCCAGTGGCTTTGCGCTATTGCTTCCGCAACTTCCAGCTCGGCAACATGGCGAATGCAGGCGGTCTGCCTCTCTTCCCATTCCGTACAGACAATTGGTAA
- a CDS encoding RNA polymerase sigma factor: protein MKEISFRNDVLPLKNKLFRLALRITLNREEAEDVVQDTMIKVWNARERWQDLESIEAFSLTIARNLSLDRIKKKENQNDSIENEKIEQPDTASTPSERMIQKDKLDIVRKMIDELPEKQRSCLQLRDIEGKAYREIAEILEITEEQVKVNIFRARQTVKQRFQQFDRYGL, encoded by the coding sequence ATGAAAGAAATCAGTTTCCGAAACGATGTTTTGCCACTGAAGAATAAACTCTTCAGACTGGCTCTGCGCATTACTCTCAACAGAGAGGAAGCAGAAGATGTCGTGCAGGATACAATGATTAAAGTCTGGAACGCCCGCGAAAGATGGCAGGATTTGGAATCCATCGAGGCATTCAGCCTAACCATTGCCCGCAATCTCTCGCTCGATCGCATCAAAAAGAAAGAAAATCAGAATGATTCGATAGAAAACGAGAAGATAGAGCAGCCAGACACCGCTTCTACCCCATCCGAGCGAATGATTCAGAAAGACAAGCTGGACATCGTGAGGAAAATGATAGACGAGCTGCCAGAGAAACAGCGCTCCTGCCTGCAACTGAGAGATATCGAAGGAAAAGCATACAGGGAAATAGCTGAAATCCTGGAAATAACCGAGGAACAAGTAAAAGTAAATATCTTCAGAGCTCGTCAGACAGTAAAACAAAGATTTCAACAATTCGACAGATATGGATTATAA